The following proteins are encoded in a genomic region of Spirosoma sp. SC4-14:
- a CDS encoding nucleotide sugar dehydrogenase: MNISIFGLGYVGCVSLGCLAQNGHQVVGVDVNKTKVGQINEGRATIVEKDIDAIIATQHLLGRIRATTDFREAILNTDLSIIAVGTPTTAQGHLNLAYILKVAEHFGDVLREKDGFHVIALRSTVMPGTCNKIAAMIEDRTGKTHNVDFAVVSNPEFLREGTAVYDYYHPPLTLIGTESDRAGAIVKSLYEELPAELIVAETKTAEIMKYVNNTYHALKISFANEVGNICSSLGIDSHEVMNIFCKDKQLNISSYYFKPGFAYGGSCLPKDLKGLQTLAHDLYLQVPVINSIHRTNEIQMQRAIAILMRHSHRNIGFLGIGFKAGTDDLRNSPAVELAETLLGKGFSLKIYDRNVHTSKLTGTNKEYIDQHIPHLSRLLVQDASELVAWSDVLVVCTKEAEFIHVLGNVTDKVILDLVRIATDVDTRNQYIGINWSQEAAESPAQLTFR; this comes from the coding sequence ATGAACATCAGTATTTTCGGACTAGGCTACGTAGGATGCGTCAGTCTTGGTTGTCTTGCCCAGAATGGTCACCAGGTCGTGGGCGTCGATGTAAACAAAACTAAAGTTGGTCAGATTAATGAAGGGCGGGCAACCATTGTCGAAAAGGACATAGACGCCATCATTGCCACGCAGCATCTGCTGGGACGCATTCGGGCTACAACCGATTTTAGGGAAGCTATCCTAAATACCGATCTGTCGATTATTGCCGTTGGAACACCCACCACGGCACAGGGGCATCTCAATCTGGCTTATATTCTGAAGGTGGCCGAACATTTCGGTGATGTGCTGCGCGAAAAAGACGGATTCCATGTTATTGCGCTCCGCTCGACCGTAATGCCCGGCACTTGCAACAAGATTGCGGCCATGATTGAAGATCGTACGGGTAAAACCCATAATGTAGATTTTGCGGTGGTTAGCAATCCGGAATTTCTGCGCGAAGGAACAGCCGTATACGATTATTATCATCCGCCACTAACCCTGATCGGGACAGAGTCTGACCGGGCCGGGGCTATAGTGAAAAGCCTGTACGAAGAGCTGCCTGCCGAACTGATCGTGGCCGAAACAAAAACCGCTGAGATCATGAAGTATGTCAACAATACGTACCATGCACTCAAGATTTCGTTTGCTAATGAGGTTGGTAATATATGTTCTTCGCTGGGTATCGATTCCCACGAAGTGATGAATATTTTCTGTAAAGACAAGCAGCTTAATATCTCCAGCTATTATTTCAAACCAGGATTTGCTTATGGCGGCTCCTGCCTGCCCAAAGACCTGAAGGGATTACAAACATTGGCGCATGATCTGTATCTGCAGGTTCCGGTGATCAACAGCATTCATCGAACCAACGAAATTCAGATGCAGCGGGCCATTGCCATTCTGATGCGGCATAGTCATCGGAACATTGGGTTTCTGGGAATCGGTTTTAAGGCAGGCACCGACGACCTACGGAATAGCCCGGCGGTTGAACTGGCCGAAACACTGCTCGGTAAAGGCTTTTCGCTGAAAATCTACGACCGAAACGTTCATACTTCGAAGCTAACCGGTACCAACAAAGAATACATCGATCAACACATTCCGCACCTGTCGCGGTTGTTGGTACAGGATGCCAGCGAACTGGTGGCCTGGAGCGATGTGCTGGTCGTTTGCACTAAAGAGGCTGAGTTTATACACGTACTGGGCAACGTGACCGATAAAGTTATTCTGGATCTGGTTCGTATTGCGACCGATGTCGATACCCGTAACCAGTACATTGGCATCAACTGGTCGCAGGAAGCGGCCGAATCGCCCGCTCAACTCACTTTTCGCTAG
- a CDS encoding glycosyltransferase family 4 protein: protein MNTANYENLAGKHILIIVENLPVPFDRRVWQEATTLREAGAEISIICPKMKGYTAAFQQLDGIDIYRHPLPIEASGALGYLVEYGTSIFWWYWYAIKIFARKRFHVIHGCNPPDLIFTVALPFKLLGVSYVFDHHDINPEFYLAKFDKKDFFYRLMLLFERITYGVANASIATNESYREIAIRRGKMKPENVTIVRSGPKLERLRIVPGNDTYKKGRRYLVGYLGVIAQTEGIDLLLEAVQKLVALRQDIQFAIVGGGTSLDEMKMLAQTLGVAEYVDFYGRIPDDLLLEVLNTADVCVNPDRPTEMNNLSTMNKIMEYMALKKPIVQFDLKEGRFSAQKASLYARPNDIDDFADKIAYLLDNETIRLDMGEFGYQRVASELSWAHERGKLLRFYDRLLAPKFGRKSQPADEPITTPAGVVE from the coding sequence ATGAATACAGCCAATTACGAAAACCTAGCCGGTAAACATATTCTGATCATTGTCGAAAACCTGCCCGTTCCCTTCGACCGGCGGGTGTGGCAGGAAGCAACTACCCTGCGCGAAGCCGGTGCTGAAATCAGCATCATCTGTCCAAAGATGAAAGGCTACACAGCCGCCTTCCAACAGCTCGATGGTATCGACATCTACCGCCATCCATTGCCCATCGAAGCCTCTGGGGCGCTGGGCTATCTGGTTGAATATGGCACATCCATATTCTGGTGGTATTGGTATGCGATTAAGATTTTTGCCCGGAAACGGTTTCATGTCATACACGGTTGCAATCCGCCCGATCTGATCTTTACGGTAGCACTACCGTTCAAACTGCTTGGGGTGAGCTATGTATTCGATCATCACGACATCAACCCGGAATTTTATCTGGCCAAGTTCGATAAGAAAGATTTTTTCTACCGGTTGATGCTGTTGTTCGAGCGCATAACCTATGGCGTTGCCAATGCCAGCATTGCCACCAACGAATCATACCGGGAAATTGCAATTCGGCGGGGCAAAATGAAACCCGAGAATGTAACAATCGTGCGGAGTGGCCCTAAACTGGAGCGCTTGCGTATTGTGCCGGGAAACGATACCTACAAAAAAGGACGCCGGTATCTGGTTGGCTATCTGGGCGTGATTGCGCAAACCGAAGGAATTGATCTCTTGCTCGAAGCCGTACAGAAACTAGTGGCCCTTCGACAGGACATTCAGTTTGCTATTGTTGGTGGAGGCACCAGCCTGGACGAAATGAAAATGCTGGCTCAAACGCTGGGCGTAGCCGAATATGTCGATTTCTACGGTCGTATTCCCGACGATCTGCTGCTCGAAGTGCTCAACACGGCCGACGTATGCGTAAACCCGGATCGACCTACGGAGATGAACAACCTGTCGACCATGAACAAAATCATGGAATACATGGCCCTGAAAAAACCAATCGTTCAGTTCGATTTGAAAGAAGGCCGGTTCTCTGCGCAAAAGGCTTCGCTGTATGCGCGGCCAAACGATATCGATGATTTTGCTGATAAGATTGCCTATCTGTTGGATAACGAAACAATTCGGCTCGACATGGGCGAATTTGGGTATCAACGGGTTGCCAGCGAATTATCCTGGGCGCACGAGCGGGGTAAACTGCTCCGATTTTATGACCGGTTGCTGGCCCCCAAGTTTGGCCGAAAAAGTCAGCCTGCCGACGAACCGATTACGACCCCGGCAGGTGTGGTAGAGTAA